A window from Primulina huaijiensis isolate GDHJ02 chromosome 11, ASM1229523v2, whole genome shotgun sequence encodes these proteins:
- the LOC140988410 gene encoding uncharacterized protein — protein MNEDNHPTREMIHMISGGATDGDSGRARKAHRRRLENFEICRGADLPQDPVISFGPKDLRGVVTPHNDALVVTATIANYDVARIFIDNGSSVNVLFKSTLDQMKVEGFEFEPVSTPLYEFVGHTILPLGQIVLPLSLGTDPQRVTKMISFIMVDTLSAYNGILGRPALRDFRAVASTYHQKLKFPVGKGVGVLCGVQKFARRCYEGVVREEGKMTRVGVNMIRKGRSG, from the coding sequence ATGAATGAGGATAACCACCCTACGAGAGaaatgattcatatgatctcggggggtgctactgatggagactctggGCGAGCTCGGAAGGCACATAGGAGAAGGTTGGAGAACTTTGAGATATGTAGGGGTGCAGACTTACCACAAGACCCCGTCATCAGCTTTGGGCCGAAAGACCTCCGAGGCGTTGTGACTCCACATAATGATGCCTTGGTGGTGACGGCCACCATTGCTAATTATGATGTGGCGaggatatttattgataatggaagctccgTAAACGTCTTGTTCAAGAGCACGTTGGATCAAATGAAGGTGGaaggatttgagtttgagccgGTCTCCACCCCGCTGTATGAGTTTGTAGGACACACCATCCTACCTTTGGGTCAGATTGTTCTTCCCCTATCCTTGGGGACTGATCCTCAACGGGTAACAAAAATGATATCCTTCATCATGGTGGATACCCTGTCAGCGTATAATGGAATTCTAGGACGGCCAGCCCTGAGGGATTTTAGAGCCGTAGCTTCTACTTATcatcagaagcttaagtttCCTGTGGGAAAAGGAGTTGGAGTCTTGTGCGGGGTCCAAAAATTCGCGCGTCGGTGTTATGAAGGGGTAGTGAGGGAGGAGGGAAAAATGACGCGTGTAGGGGTTAACATGATTAGGAAAGGAAGAAGTGGGTGA